The following proteins come from a genomic window of Pirellulales bacterium:
- a CDS encoding efflux RND transporter permease subunit: ENLGEDLTTIISELGVVADWSSAYTPNSGPMDAVVKVQLTEHRHHSAQDYVHKLRTTFAGDKRFSDLEFAFDSGGMIRGAMNEGKSTPLNVRIKAKNQQKARAVAEAIQREIQPIEGVVDTRIIQRLDYPEYILDVDRAKAADLGLSQGDVMKNVIAALNSSIQFNKKNFWIDPISANQYYVGVQYPEGDILSIDTLLDIPITSPVQNQAIPLRNIVSLRRTSVPTEVTHANLQPAIDLTMGVYGRDLGHVADDVAKVVAKFGTPLPDGGWRPFDPTSAEHKLMGGSRIELSGEYSRMQDTFRSLGLGLILATLLIYFLMAGLFKAYITPLVILSAVPIGVVGVILILFLTGTALNVQSLLGVIFMVGIVVSNTVLLVDFAQNLRIAEKLSPTEAIRKAASVRVRPVVMTALAAFFALVPMALALERGSEANAPLGRAVIGGLLAGLVTTLFVVPALYSLLVRDPKEPLPEHGSAEPVSA; this comes from the coding sequence GAGAACTTGGGCGAAGATCTTACGACGATTATCAGCGAGTTGGGGGTGGTGGCCGACTGGTCCTCGGCCTATACGCCGAACTCGGGCCCCATGGATGCCGTGGTCAAGGTGCAGTTGACAGAGCATCGGCATCACTCGGCGCAGGATTATGTACACAAGCTGCGTACCACCTTTGCCGGTGACAAGCGCTTCTCCGATCTGGAATTCGCCTTCGATTCTGGCGGCATGATCCGCGGCGCCATGAACGAAGGAAAATCGACGCCGCTCAATGTGCGCATTAAAGCCAAGAACCAGCAAAAGGCACGCGCCGTGGCCGAGGCGATTCAGCGCGAGATCCAACCGATCGAGGGCGTCGTCGATACGCGCATCATCCAGCGGCTCGACTATCCCGAGTACATTCTTGACGTCGATCGAGCAAAAGCGGCCGACCTGGGGCTATCCCAGGGGGATGTGATGAAAAATGTGATCGCCGCCTTGAATTCGAGCATCCAGTTCAATAAGAAGAACTTTTGGATCGATCCAATCAGCGCCAATCAATACTACGTAGGCGTGCAGTACCCCGAAGGAGATATTCTGTCGATTGATACGCTGCTTGATATTCCCATCACCAGTCCGGTGCAGAACCAGGCCATTCCGCTGCGGAATATCGTCTCGTTGCGGCGAACGAGCGTGCCCACGGAAGTGACCCATGCGAATTTGCAGCCGGCGATCGATTTGACGATGGGTGTGTATGGCCGCGACCTGGGGCACGTCGCTGACGATGTGGCAAAGGTCGTCGCCAAGTTCGGTACGCCGTTACCCGATGGCGGATGGCGGCCATTCGATCCCACATCGGCCGAGCATAAGCTGATGGGAGGGAGCCGCATCGAGCTGTCCGGCGAATACTCGCGCATGCAGGACACATTTCGCAGCCTGGGATTGGGACTGATTCTGGCCACGCTCTTGATTTATTTCCTGATGGCTGGGCTTTTCAAAGCCTACATCACTCCGCTGGTGATTCTCTCGGCCGTGCCGATTGGCGTGGTGGGGGTTATTCTGATTCTGTTCCTGACGGGCACGGCCTTGAACGTGCAGTCGTTGTTGGGAGTCATTTTCATGGTGGGCATCGTGGTCTCGAACACGGTGCTGCTTGTGGATTTCGCGCAGAACTTGCGCATCGCCGAGAAACTGTCGCCGACCGAGGCGATTCGCAAGGCGGCGTCGGTACGCGTGCGCCCGGTCGTCATGACGGCGCTGGCGGCATTCTTCGCCCTGGTGCCCATGGCACTGGCGCTGGAGCGCGGTAGCGAAGCGAATGCACCGCTGGGACGGGCGGTCATCGGCGGACTTCTGGCAGGCCTGGTAACGACGTTGTTTGTCGTGCCGGCCCTCTACTCGTTGCTGGTTCGCGACCCGAAGGAGCCGCTGCCCGAGCACGGATCGGCCGAACCAGTCTCGGCTTGA